A stretch of Desulfobacter hydrogenophilus DNA encodes these proteins:
- a CDS encoding TolC family protein: protein MKLKPACKPFVLLLCLLTLSACVAGSNPDYGSKVAQEQAKIAQWSDLDGAQSITIIGDLIQSDELDSLVEKGLAANPGLAQTLLTLKIRQAEYRQTQGARLPEMSAGFSALNEEDQEGVYTGTATVSWELDLWRKVADSSKAASKDVAEQQMLYQSARDTLAAEIMTGWLKLTSAKKNIAIEQERIDVLEKTENYTRQRYRSGLGTLEDLDSARSAVASARATLEEYKETLAQQQRALATLLGNPGADISMAEEYTHVIVPLADLPQQTLQRRPDLKAAFLAIESAGLNADVAYKDLLPSISLEASLEDIASTPGSALFTSSVWSLLGQLTAPLFQGGQLKAQARIADLETAQAFETYRETLYTAVQEIEDAMGLERSLGKQQTHIEIALAAAADTLVQYQKSYRQGLSDMLDLLTVQTQTFDLTIQLNTLKYERLANRITLGLALGIGAK from the coding sequence ATGAAGCTTAAACCAGCATGCAAGCCATTTGTGCTGTTGCTCTGCCTGTTAACCCTTTCGGCCTGTGTTGCCGGTTCAAACCCGGATTATGGGTCCAAAGTTGCGCAGGAACAGGCGAAAATTGCGCAATGGAGTGATCTTGACGGCGCACAGAGCATCACCATCATAGGAGATCTGATTCAATCCGATGAACTTGACAGCTTGGTGGAAAAGGGCCTTGCTGCCAACCCCGGTCTTGCCCAGACCCTTTTAACCTTAAAAATTCGTCAGGCTGAATATCGTCAGACCCAAGGCGCACGATTGCCGGAGATGTCAGCAGGGTTTTCGGCCCTCAATGAAGAGGACCAGGAGGGCGTGTACACAGGGACCGCGACGGTGAGCTGGGAGCTGGATTTATGGCGCAAGGTTGCTGACAGTTCAAAAGCCGCATCAAAGGATGTCGCAGAACAGCAGATGCTCTACCAGTCTGCCCGGGATACCCTGGCCGCAGAAATTATGACCGGATGGCTTAAGCTTACATCGGCAAAGAAAAATATCGCCATTGAACAGGAGCGGATTGATGTGCTCGAAAAAACGGAAAACTACACCAGACAGCGATATCGCAGCGGGTTGGGCACCCTGGAGGACTTGGACAGTGCCCGAAGTGCCGTGGCTTCGGCCAGGGCTACCCTGGAAGAATACAAAGAGACCCTGGCCCAGCAGCAGCGGGCTCTTGCCACCCTTTTGGGCAATCCGGGTGCCGACATCTCCATGGCCGAAGAATACACCCATGTGATTGTTCCCCTGGCAGACCTTCCCCAACAGACCCTGCAGCGCAGGCCGGACCTGAAAGCGGCCTTTCTGGCCATTGAATCCGCCGGTTTAAACGCGGATGTGGCATATAAAGACCTTCTGCCCAGCATCAGTCTTGAAGCATCCCTTGAGGATATCGCTTCAACTCCTGGATCAGCGCTGTTTACAAGTTCTGTCTGGTCGCTTTTGGGCCAGCTTACAGCGCCTTTGTTCCAGGGCGGGCAGCTTAAAGCCCAGGCCCGGATTGCCGACCTGGAAACAGCCCAGGCCTTTGAGACCTACCGGGAAACCCTGTATACCGCGGTTCAGGAAATCGAAGACGCCATGGGTCTTGAACGGTCCTTGGGCAAACAGCAGACCCACATTGAAATCGCCCTTGCCGCGGCTGCAGACACTCTTGTTCAATACCAGAAAAGTTACCGCCAGGGCCTTTCGGATATGCTGGATCTGCTCACGGTCCAGACCCAGACCTTTGATCTTACCATTCAGCTGAACACCCTTAAATATGAACGCCTGGCCAACCGTATAACCCTCGGTCTGGCACTGGGCATTGGAGCAAAATAA
- the grpE gene encoding nucleotide exchange factor GrpE, with amino-acid sequence MLPAYQYLTAIMGSEKEQLKKKLIDFQQQIAGLKLDLAAQAGDRQKRENEFFTGLLDIMDAFELIEDNLESKKESLDKPARMLGKNIRSIHKKLSRYFNSVGISPIAFEDGKAVMEQCKVLETRADPGQEDGTLFKIVKKGYLNTRDGTILRKAEVITIRNDVIER; translated from the coding sequence ATGCTCCCTGCCTATCAATATTTGACGGCCATCATGGGCAGTGAAAAAGAACAGCTGAAAAAAAAACTCATTGATTTTCAGCAGCAAATCGCCGGCTTGAAACTGGACCTTGCTGCCCAGGCCGGGGATCGTCAAAAACGGGAAAATGAGTTTTTTACGGGCCTTCTTGATATCATGGATGCCTTTGAATTGATTGAAGATAATCTTGAATCCAAAAAAGAGAGTCTGGATAAACCGGCAAGAATGCTTGGGAAAAATATTCGTTCCATCCACAAAAAGCTTTCCAGGTATTTTAACTCCGTAGGGATCTCCCCCATAGCCTTTGAGGACGGAAAAGCGGTCATGGAGCAATGCAAGGTGCTTGAGACCCGGGCGGATCCCGGTCAGGAAGACGGCACCTTATTTAAAATCGTTAAAAAAGGCTATCTCAATACCCGGGACGGCACCATCCTGCGGAAGGCCGAAGTGATTACCATCCGCAATGATGTTATAGAGAGGTAA
- a CDS encoding LysM peptidoglycan-binding domain-containing protein, which translates to MAVTVTCPVCRFTNIPEGSDTCPQCDADLVCFRLLETLSDASANETVVLPEQPGQNITQNSGEKKYRIPVIMCLAGLLLIFLVLVFGYAANRFSIMAGRVEQMQASMTRMAVMVAKDRVVIRETGQSVRELRQTSAGTLETIKKQQETVSSSESQTAGRPKTGPVSPEMSPPPSPPVCFRQYQAKDTDTLWGISRALYGSGVFYPVLLEHNPGLDIYNISSRDTLRYLCDKKTVLNIYEDITGTGHGKRYWKYKIRPGDTRRSVIRQYCSHGTDCLVKDLPFKPGMTIGIYLE; encoded by the coding sequence ATGGCTGTTACGGTTACCTGTCCGGTATGCCGGTTTACCAATATCCCGGAAGGCAGTGACACCTGCCCCCAATGTGATGCGGATTTGGTTTGTTTCAGGCTTCTGGAGACGCTTTCCGATGCGTCGGCCAATGAGACCGTGGTGTTGCCGGAGCAGCCCGGACAAAATATTACCCAAAATTCTGGTGAAAAAAAATATCGGATTCCGGTTATTATGTGCCTGGCAGGCTTGCTTCTAATTTTTCTGGTGCTGGTTTTCGGTTATGCCGCTAACCGGTTCAGTATTATGGCCGGGAGGGTGGAGCAAATGCAGGCAAGCATGACCAGGATGGCGGTAATGGTGGCGAAAGATCGCGTCGTGATCCGGGAAACCGGCCAATCCGTCCGGGAATTGCGGCAGACATCGGCAGGGACACTTGAGACCATTAAAAAACAGCAGGAGACCGTAAGCAGCAGTGAGTCCCAAACAGCCGGTCGTCCGAAAACCGGGCCGGTTTCGCCTGAGATGTCTCCACCACCGTCACCCCCGGTCTGTTTCAGACAATACCAGGCAAAGGATACAGACACCCTTTGGGGAATATCCCGGGCCCTTTACGGTTCAGGTGTCTTTTATCCGGTTTTGCTGGAACACAATCCAGGTCTTGACATATATAATATCAGCAGCAGGGATACCCTGCGTTACCTTTGTGACAAAAAAACTGTTTTGAATATTTACGAGGACATCACCGGGACCGGACATGGAAAACGATATTGGAAATATAAAATCAGGCCCGGGGATACCCGCCGGTCCGTCATCAGGCAATACTGTTCACATGGAACTGACTGCCTTGTTAAAGACCTCCCTTTTAAACCGGGGATGACCATCGGGATATACTTGGAGTAA
- a CDS encoding Hsp70 family protein, which translates to MSKSIGIDLGTTNSASGIKKVHVEIIPNSEGDTITPSCVCIKNNKIRGLLNRPKFVVGKHALEWIKQEPAGTITAVKRLMGRSITNPEVQKLINDPRHAFIIAGQSKGTDNSLVIRISDREYSPEEISSKILEKIRKDAEKNLGDKVEYAVITVPAYFNDKQKHATRTAAALAGIKVQRLLSEPTAAAISFGVDQVNEDDAKTILVFDFGGGTFDLSVLTISGGQFIEQGKGGNMWLGGEDIDRKLEEYVLQETAREYEIDDIAGMIAEQDSGVRNRFLGELKAAVEQAKIKLSDGPEAYIELLGLLKDADGDLLDVDVTVTREAFEELIRPAVQNTQTLVQKLLDDIYFSPDLIDNVLLVGGSSKIPCIVKAMEDMFGKEKVMLHDRPMLAVAEGAAILSHRLADNYECMGCGGIVGQSDVLCSHCGFDLEKHTIDQGVFNIVHAAAHDYYVTLDNGERYLFVEKNTPLPCEQEEVFRLVDAYQQLIHMKFFNIVNDAEESIGDFWLSIDADAIQEYRSNSDQKESDTPFSISVNLKIDENNIVAVSGVLTQLPDVSLSKTLSRGKADEKLFMELETMIDQANADESDNYAVEELTLRSADIVKDLHKVLHETTGEVIETVYTLAKMKIDKAKQLFEENILCYSMIFYAESVLEDFPWVLTDKERSALVKKIEVLQAMNRTGTYEQNVDAFDDLDQFLETFPLINMLMDISKAGELCDIHDPKKAASFYNAIATLMKAVGNTNIEMVSKTIDKIMPEALDVISKYDSTVGIVQKGVVR; encoded by the coding sequence ATGTCAAAATCCATTGGAATTGATTTAGGAACCACCAACTCGGCATCCGGTATCAAAAAGGTGCATGTTGAAATAATACCCAACAGTGAGGGAGACACCATAACCCCATCCTGTGTATGCATAAAAAACAATAAAATTAGAGGCCTGCTGAACCGGCCCAAATTTGTTGTGGGAAAGCATGCCCTGGAATGGATCAAACAGGAGCCTGCCGGCACCATAACCGCAGTGAAACGGTTAATGGGCAGAAGTATCACCAATCCGGAAGTTCAAAAGCTGATAAATGATCCAAGACACGCCTTCATTATTGCCGGCCAGTCCAAGGGCACTGATAACAGCCTGGTGATCCGTATCAGTGATAGGGAATATTCCCCTGAAGAAATTTCATCCAAGATTCTTGAAAAAATTCGAAAAGATGCGGAAAAAAACCTTGGAGATAAGGTGGAATATGCCGTGATCACCGTGCCTGCCTATTTTAATGATAAACAGAAGCATGCTACAAGAACCGCGGCGGCCCTGGCCGGTATTAAAGTTCAAAGGCTGCTTTCCGAACCTACTGCGGCGGCTATCTCCTTTGGGGTGGATCAGGTGAATGAGGATGATGCCAAGACCATCCTGGTATTTGATTTTGGCGGCGGCACCTTTGACCTGTCTGTTCTTACAATCAGTGGCGGGCAATTTATAGAGCAGGGCAAAGGCGGCAATATGTGGCTCGGCGGAGAGGATATTGACCGGAAACTGGAAGAATATGTTTTACAGGAAACCGCCCGTGAATATGAAATTGATGATATTGCCGGAATGATTGCTGAGCAGGATTCCGGCGTAAGAAACCGTTTCCTGGGAGAACTCAAAGCCGCTGTTGAACAGGCAAAAATTAAGCTCAGCGATGGGCCGGAAGCCTATATTGAACTTCTGGGTCTGCTGAAGGATGCCGACGGTGACCTTTTGGATGTGGATGTCACTGTGACCCGGGAGGCCTTCGAAGAATTGATCCGGCCTGCGGTGCAAAACACCCAGACCCTGGTCCAAAAACTGCTTGATGATATTTATTTTTCGCCAGATCTTATAGACAATGTGCTGCTGGTGGGCGGCAGTTCAAAAATTCCATGCATTGTCAAGGCAATGGAAGATATGTTCGGCAAGGAAAAAGTAATGCTCCATGACCGGCCCATGCTGGCTGTTGCCGAGGGTGCCGCCATTTTAAGCCACCGGCTTGCCGATAATTACGAGTGTATGGGATGCGGCGGCATTGTCGGACAGTCGGACGTTCTTTGCAGCCATTGTGGATTCGATCTTGAAAAGCATACCATAGACCAGGGCGTATTCAACATTGTCCATGCTGCAGCCCATGACTACTATGTTACCCTTGACAATGGGGAGCGCTACCTGTTTGTGGAAAAAAATACCCCTCTGCCCTGTGAACAGGAGGAAGTGTTCAGGCTTGTGGATGCCTATCAGCAATTGATTCATATGAAATTTTTTAATATCGTCAATGATGCAGAGGAATCTATTGGTGATTTCTGGCTGAGTATTGATGCGGACGCCATCCAGGAGTACCGGTCCAATTCGGATCAAAAGGAATCTGATACGCCTTTCAGTATTTCGGTGAATCTGAAAATAGATGAAAATAATATTGTCGCGGTTTCAGGCGTTTTAACACAGCTTCCGGATGTCAGCTTAAGTAAAACGTTGTCCAGGGGCAAGGCAGACGAAAAGCTATTTATGGAACTTGAAACCATGATCGATCAGGCCAATGCAGACGAATCCGATAACTATGCCGTGGAGGAGCTGACCCTCAGAAGTGCGGATATCGTAAAGGATCTCCACAAGGTTCTCCATGAAACCACCGGAGAGGTCATCGAGACGGTTTACACCCTGGCAAAGATGAAAATCGACAAGGCAAAACAGCTGTTTGAAGAGAACATACTCTGCTATTCGATGATTTTTTATGCCGAAAGTGTACTTGAGGATTTTCCCTGGGTTTTGACCGATAAAGAACGTTCAGCGCTGGTAAAAAAAATCGAGGTCCTGCAAGCCATGAACCGGACAGGCACCTATGAACAGAACGTTGATGCCTTTGATGATCTGGATCAATTCCTTGAAACCTTCCCCTTAATTAACATGTTGATGGATATAAGCAAGGCCGGTGAATTGTGTGACATCCATGATCCCAAGAAGGCTGCGTCTTTTTATAATGCAATAGCAACCCTCATGAAAGCGGTGGGCAACACAAACATCGAAATGGTGAGCAAGACCATAGATAAAATTATGCCCGAAGCCTTGGACGTCATCAGTAAATACGACAGCACAGTTGGTATCGTTCAAAAAGGTGTTGTCAGGTAA
- a CDS encoding efflux RND transporter periplasmic adaptor subunit → MIRRISQIVVFLFALGLLVGLVFYIQGAIKAQAGLPGPEKGDVVRHPEVSVTSVSVGSYNAHITGYGSVSPHFELTLTARVAGQVTILSNSFETGKRVKKGEVIGRLDMTEYKDALAQAQKDLSDAKLSLLEEEREALQAKAEWISSGLTGEPASKLVFHEPQVAAAKAAVTAAKAAVETAKADLSYTRITVPFDVLVVERSVAPGSYVQAGSTIATLYSTDRAEITVSLSATQWSGLPDMATLNTSKWPVSLAHAQTGRQWTGYILRTSRQVDETSRQQNVIVALDHPLDSDTPLLFGAFVIVNIQGPPMSGLWELPGSAFSQKGEIWYVKADNTLASFTTEPVFSHGESIYVVPPKDIAGSAQKVLIHPLNHYLDDMTVTPVEENTHE, encoded by the coding sequence ATGATTAGACGTATTTCCCAGATCGTGGTTTTTTTGTTTGCTCTTGGTCTTCTTGTGGGTCTTGTTTTTTATATCCAGGGAGCCATTAAGGCCCAGGCCGGCCTGCCGGGCCCTGAAAAAGGCGATGTTGTTCGGCATCCTGAAGTTTCCGTAACATCGGTATCCGTGGGCAGCTACAATGCACATATTACAGGGTACGGCAGTGTATCCCCTCATTTTGAACTGACGCTTACTGCCCGGGTGGCAGGTCAGGTTACAATTCTTTCCAATTCATTTGAAACCGGAAAACGGGTTAAAAAGGGCGAAGTGATTGGCCGGCTGGATATGACTGAGTATAAAGATGCCCTTGCCCAGGCCCAGAAAGATTTGTCTGATGCCAAACTCTCCCTGCTGGAAGAAGAGCGGGAGGCGCTGCAGGCAAAGGCGGAGTGGATATCTTCTGGACTTACCGGGGAACCTGCTTCAAAACTGGTATTCCATGAGCCCCAGGTGGCGGCTGCCAAAGCGGCCGTGACCGCAGCCAAGGCTGCCGTGGAAACAGCCAAAGCAGATCTGTCCTACACCCGGATTACAGTGCCTTTTGACGTCCTGGTGGTGGAGCGCAGCGTGGCTCCGGGAAGCTATGTTCAGGCCGGTTCCACAATCGCCACCCTTTACAGCACAGACCGGGCTGAAATTACCGTGTCCTTGTCAGCCACTCAATGGTCCGGCCTGCCGGATATGGCCACCCTGAATACGAGCAAATGGCCGGTGAGCCTTGCCCATGCCCAGACCGGTCGGCAATGGACCGGTTACATTCTACGAACATCCAGACAGGTGGATGAAACTTCTCGCCAGCAAAACGTGATTGTGGCACTGGACCACCCCTTAGATTCTGACACTCCGCTTCTTTTCGGCGCCTTTGTCATCGTAAATATCCAAGGCCCGCCCATGTCCGGTCTGTGGGAACTTCCGGGTTCCGCTTTCAGCCAGAAAGGTGAAATATGGTATGTGAAAGCGGACAACACCCTGGCCTCTTTTACCACGGAACCTGTGTTCAGTCATGGGGAGTCCATTTATGTGGTGCCACCCAAAGATATTGCAGGTTCAGCCCAAAAGGTGTTGATTCATCCGTTAAATCATTACCTGGACGACATGACAGTCACCCCGGTGGAGGAGAATACCCATGAGTAA
- a CDS encoding response regulator transcription factor — translation MLNVLLVEDDLDLAETVIDYLAIESISCDYAGNGVAGQKLLADNSYDVVLLDLNLPWLDGLTLCQGLRSSGNDTPVLMLTALDRLDDKVAGFEAGTDDYLVKPFELRELVVRIHALSRRRSGQVQLLRCADLEMNLKEYMVIRAGRNIKLSPIAWQILETLLRAAPETVSKQKLTDAVWGDNPPDSNSLKVHMHHLRKAVDESFAQPLIHTIPGRGFSIKEGEQK, via the coding sequence GTGCTGAACGTACTTTTAGTGGAAGATGATTTGGATCTGGCTGAAACTGTGATTGATTATCTGGCCATTGAGTCTATCTCCTGCGACTACGCCGGCAACGGGGTGGCAGGCCAGAAGCTTCTGGCGGACAATTCCTATGATGTGGTGCTGCTGGATCTTAATCTGCCCTGGCTTGACGGCCTAACCCTTTGTCAAGGGCTGCGCTCAAGCGGCAATGACACCCCGGTGCTCATGCTCACGGCTCTGGACCGTCTGGATGACAAGGTGGCAGGTTTTGAGGCAGGTACAGACGATTATCTGGTTAAACCCTTTGAGCTTCGGGAGCTGGTGGTGAGAATCCATGCACTGTCCCGGCGCAGGTCCGGACAGGTTCAGCTTTTACGCTGTGCAGATCTTGAAATGAACCTTAAAGAATATATGGTTATCCGGGCAGGGCGGAATATCAAATTGTCGCCCATCGCCTGGCAGATTCTGGAGACCCTGTTGCGCGCTGCACCTGAAACCGTATCCAAACAAAAGCTTACTGATGCCGTGTGGGGGGATAATCCCCCGGACAGCAACAGTCTTAAAGTGCATATGCACCATTTGCGAAAGGCCGTGGATGAGTCCTTTGCGCAGCCCCTGATTCATACCATTCCCGGGCGGGGATTTTCCATAAAAGAAGGGGAGCAGAAATGA
- a CDS encoding efflux RND transporter permease subunit encodes MSNKMRGIIPWFAQNSVAANLLLILIISLGLMQMGKLRKEAFPSLSPNSLTVSVTYDSGSAQQSEEGLAIKIEEELEDVLGIKTITSSSTTTGTTVTIEMKDDYDLDTLLRDVKSKVDAISNFPTDADKPVIEKAEREEHALWLQLYGEVGRHTLQTLAEKLKDDLLANINVNRVAISGDLDPMISVEIDEAQLQSYGLSLSDVEDAINNESGSSRTAVLRDKALYLQLKASEQAYLKEEFAAIPLVTLGDGSRIRLGDVAKIDDTFDDETPVLSRFNSHTSIALQVITTGQDDISRTVVGAKKVVEEFKNSGSLPGNVKLISWYDRSTTIIERLELLAQNALTGFLIVFILLALFLNLTVAFWVSMGLPFIFFGTLYFMGDSFAGLSLNEFTTFGFIMALGIVVDDAVVIGESIYTLRAKAGDTIENTIRGTQAVAVPTLFGVLTTVAAFYAISQVSGHMGELYSQFAIVVTICLVLSVIESKLILPSHLAHINTRRTPGKNGIQRSWMWVQKITDQSLNLLNDRIYGPLIKVALHHRYAVLVVFAGIFVFVISMPLTGMVRMSFFPDIPGDTVRAELTMKNDASYGQTHAALSLLESRAHDADRELRHTNDDENSDIAYLQVLSEADQSGSVKLQLTKDAPYDIDTFTRKWRELSGTPEGAKTLSVQNTPHMVDALRIELRSSDDTVLTLAGEAVKSRLSSIVAVSGIEDNLEPGQPQLFMELTPQGRALGFTTDMLAEQVLQAFSGQVVQRFQRSVDEVEVKVRYPEGARKSVSDVLNANVRTSDGTVVPLPSVANITYGYTRDTITRIDGKRAVYVSADVDKDIMSSTELVTQLQKQLVPKLKQQYPSLDIDFSGEAQEQAETQTSMVDMFILALFIIYFLLAIPLKSYMQPFLIMTAIPFGIVGAVLGHWINDLSLGILSLNGIIALSGVVVNDSLLLVSTFNDLRRHSDTSLLETVRWAGKSRLRAVLLTSLTTVAGLLPLLYETSHQAQFLIPAAVSLAYGIMFATVITLILIPVLLVVQYDIGRCLTWFLWWINPFAERKEMC; translated from the coding sequence ATGAGTAATAAAATGCGGGGGATCATCCCCTGGTTTGCCCAGAATTCGGTGGCAGCCAACCTGCTGTTGATTCTTATTATTTCCCTGGGGCTGATGCAGATGGGAAAATTGAGGAAAGAGGCGTTTCCCAGTCTTTCTCCCAATAGCCTGACCGTGTCTGTTACCTATGACTCCGGTTCTGCCCAGCAGTCCGAGGAAGGGCTTGCCATTAAAATAGAAGAAGAACTCGAAGATGTGCTGGGAATTAAAACCATCACCAGTTCTTCGACTACCACCGGTACCACCGTGACCATAGAGATGAAGGATGATTATGACCTGGACACGCTGCTGCGCGATGTCAAGTCAAAGGTGGATGCCATATCCAATTTCCCCACCGATGCAGACAAGCCGGTCATTGAAAAGGCGGAACGAGAGGAGCATGCCCTGTGGCTACAGCTTTACGGGGAGGTGGGCCGCCATACCCTGCAGACCCTGGCCGAAAAACTCAAAGACGATCTTTTAGCCAATATCAATGTGAACCGGGTGGCGATCTCCGGCGATCTTGATCCCATGATCAGTGTTGAGATTGACGAAGCCCAACTCCAGTCCTATGGGTTGTCCCTGTCCGATGTGGAAGATGCCATCAATAATGAATCGGGAAGTTCGCGCACGGCGGTGCTGCGGGATAAAGCTTTGTATCTCCAGCTTAAAGCTTCGGAACAGGCCTACCTGAAAGAGGAGTTCGCCGCCATCCCCCTGGTCACCCTTGGGGACGGCAGTCGGATTCGTTTGGGCGATGTCGCCAAAATTGACGACACCTTTGATGATGAAACACCGGTTCTTTCCCGTTTTAACAGCCACACCAGCATTGCTTTGCAGGTGATTACCACGGGCCAGGATGATATCTCCAGAACCGTAGTCGGGGCCAAAAAGGTGGTGGAAGAATTTAAAAACAGCGGCAGCCTGCCGGGTAATGTGAAGCTGATCTCCTGGTATGACCGATCCACCACGATCATTGAACGCCTGGAACTTTTAGCCCAGAACGCCCTGACCGGCTTTTTAATTGTTTTTATTCTTCTGGCCCTTTTTCTCAATCTCACCGTGGCGTTCTGGGTGTCCATGGGCCTGCCTTTTATTTTTTTTGGCACCCTCTATTTCATGGGTGATAGTTTTGCAGGGCTTTCCTTAAACGAATTTACCACCTTCGGATTTATCATGGCTTTGGGCATCGTCGTGGATGATGCCGTGGTCATCGGCGAAAGCATTTACACCCTGCGTGCCAAAGCAGGTGACACCATTGAAAACACCATCCGGGGCACCCAGGCCGTAGCCGTTCCCACCCTGTTCGGTGTGCTGACCACAGTGGCGGCCTTTTACGCCATCTCCCAGGTCAGCGGCCACATGGGGGAACTCTACTCCCAGTTTGCCATCGTCGTTACCATCTGTCTGGTGCTGTCAGTGATTGAATCCAAACTGATTCTGCCTTCCCATCTGGCCCATATCAACACGCGCCGGACCCCTGGAAAAAATGGAATACAACGTAGCTGGATGTGGGTGCAGAAAATCACCGACCAGAGTTTGAATCTGCTAAACGATCGTATTTACGGGCCTCTTATCAAGGTCGCCCTTCACCACCGTTATGCCGTGTTAGTGGTGTTTGCCGGCATTTTTGTATTTGTTATTTCCATGCCCCTGACAGGGATGGTGCGTATGAGCTTTTTCCCGGATATTCCAGGGGATACGGTGCGTGCGGAACTGACCATGAAAAATGATGCAAGTTACGGCCAGACCCATGCGGCCTTAAGCCTTCTGGAGTCACGGGCCCATGACGCTGACCGGGAACTTAGACATACCAACGATGACGAAAACAGCGACATTGCATATCTGCAGGTGTTGTCCGAAGCAGACCAATCCGGGTCTGTGAAGCTGCAGTTGACCAAGGATGCGCCCTATGATATTGACACCTTTACCCGCAAATGGCGGGAGTTGTCCGGGACGCCCGAAGGGGCCAAAACCTTAAGTGTGCAAAATACCCCGCATATGGTGGATGCCCTTCGCATTGAACTGCGCTCAAGTGATGATACCGTGCTCACCTTGGCTGGAGAAGCCGTGAAGAGCCGGTTGTCCTCCATTGTTGCGGTGAGCGGCATCGAAGACAACCTGGAGCCTGGGCAGCCACAGCTTTTCATGGAATTGACCCCACAGGGGCGTGCTTTAGGCTTTACCACGGACATGCTGGCAGAACAGGTGCTCCAGGCCTTTTCCGGTCAGGTGGTCCAGCGTTTCCAGCGCTCCGTCGATGAGGTGGAGGTGAAGGTGCGCTATCCCGAAGGGGCCAGAAAAAGTGTCAGCGATGTCCTCAATGCCAATGTCAGAACTTCCGACGGCACGGTGGTGCCGTTACCCAGTGTGGCCAACATCACTTATGGATACACCCGGGACACCATCACGCGCATTGACGGCAAGCGGGCAGTGTACGTCTCCGCAGACGTGGACAAGGATATCATGTCCTCCACGGAACTTGTGACACAGCTTCAAAAGCAACTGGTGCCCAAGCTCAAACAGCAATACCCCAGCCTGGACATTGATTTTTCCGGTGAGGCCCAGGAACAGGCTGAGACCCAAACCTCCATGGTGGATATGTTTATTCTGGCTCTGTTTATTATCTATTTTTTGCTGGCCATCCCGTTAAAGTCCTATATGCAGCCCTTTTTAATCATGACGGCTATCCCTTTCGGTATTGTGGGAGCGGTTTTGGGGCACTGGATAAACGATCTCTCCCTGGGAATTTTATCCCTTAATGGTATCATTGCCCTGTCCGGTGTGGTGGTCAATGACAGTCTGCTTTTGGTCTCCACCTTTAATGATCTTCGGCGACACAGCGACACCTCGTTGCTTGAAACAGTGCGCTGGGCCGGCAAAAGCCGTTTGAGAGCGGTTCTTTTGACCTCTTTGACTACGGTGGCAGGGCTTTTGCCTCTGTTGTATGAAACGTCTCACCAGGCCCAGTTTTTGATTCCTGCGGCTGTATCCCTGGCCTATGGTATTATGTTTGCGACGGTGATCACTTTGATTCTGATACCAGTGCTTCTGGTGGTTCAGTATGATATCGGTCGGTGTTTAACCTGGTTTCTGTGGTGGATAAATCCGTTTGCTGAAAGGAAAGAGATGTGCTGA
- a CDS encoding nitroreductase family protein translates to MFIELLRKRRSIRQFEDKPVSDEQCDILIEAALRSPSSRGINPWQFVVVKDKSRIAELSQAKSHGAAFLKNAPLAIVVCADTSKSDVWIEDASIAAIIIHLAAADLGLGSCWAQMRQRSRDDGTPASDYISNILDLPKHIQVQAIIGIGHPANDMDGHGENTLLYDQVSYEKFNQPSSIS, encoded by the coding sequence ATGTTTATTGAATTATTGCGTAAAAGAAGAAGCATCCGGCAATTTGAGGATAAACCCGTAAGTGATGAACAGTGCGATATTCTGATTGAAGCGGCGCTTCGGTCTCCAAGTTCCAGGGGCATTAATCCATGGCAGTTTGTGGTGGTTAAAGATAAGAGCCGCATCGCAGAGTTGTCCCAGGCCAAATCCCATGGCGCCGCTTTTTTAAAAAATGCGCCTTTGGCCATCGTCGTGTGCGCCGATACATCCAAATCCGATGTCTGGATTGAGGATGCCTCCATTGCCGCCATTATTATTCATCTGGCTGCTGCGGATTTGGGTCTTGGCTCCTGCTGGGCACAGATGCGCCAGCGAAGCCGTGACGACGGCACCCCGGCCTCGGATTATATTTCAAATATTCTTGATCTGCCAAAACATATCCAAGTGCAGGCGATTATCGGCATCGGCCATCCTGCAAATGACATGGATGGTCATGGTGAGAACACGCTTTTATATGATCAGGTCAGTTACGAAAAATTTAATCAGCCCAGCTCAATTTCATAA